A genomic window from Castor canadensis chromosome 18, mCasCan1.hap1v2, whole genome shotgun sequence includes:
- the Sf3a1 gene encoding splicing factor 3A subunit 1, whose protein sequence is MPAGPVQAVPPPPPVATEPKQPAEEDASAKEDSTPSKPVVGIIYPPPEVRNIVDKTASFVARNGPEFEARIRQNEINNPKFNFLNPNDPYHAYYRHKVSEFKEGKAQEPSAAIPKVMQQQQQATQQQLPQKVQAQVIQETIVPKEPPPEFEFIADPPSISAFDLDVVKLTAQFVARNGRQFLTQLMQKEQRNYQFDFLRPQHSLFNYFTKLVEQYTKILIPPKGLFSKLKKEAENPREVLDQVCYRVEWAKFQERERKKEEEEKEKERVAYAQIDWHDFVVVETVDFQPNEQGNFPPPTTPEELGARILIQERYEKFGESEEVEMEVESDEEEEKQDKAEEAPSQLDQDTQVQDMDEGSDDEEEGQKVPPPPETPMPPPLPPTPDQVIVRKDYDPKASKPLPPAPAPDEYLVSPITGEKIPASKMQEHMRIGLLDPRWLEQRDRSIREKQSDDEVYAPGLDIESSLKQLAERRTDIFGVEETAIGKKIGEEEIQKPEEKVTWDGHSGSMARTQQAAQANITLQEQIEAIHKAKGLVPEDDTKEKIGPSKPNEIPQQPPPPSSATNIPSSAPPITSVPRPPAMPPPVRTTVVSAVPVMPRPPMASVVRLPPGSVIAPMPPIIHAPRINVVPMPPSAPPIMAPRPPPMIVPTAFVPAPPVAPVPAPAPMPPVHPPPPMEDEPASKKLKTEDSLMPEEEFLRRNKGPVSIKVQVPNMQDKTEWKLNGQVLVFTFPLTDQVSVIKVKIHEATGMPAGKQKLQYEGIFIKDSNSLAYYNMASGAVIHLALKERGGRKK, encoded by the exons AAACGGGCCTGAATTTGAAGCTAGAATACGACAGAACGAGATCAACAACCCCAAGTTCAACTTCCTGAACCCCAATGACCCTTACCATGCCTACTACCGCCACAAGGTCAGCGAGTTCAAGGAGGGGAAGGCCCAGGAGCCTTCAGCCGCCATTCCCAAGGtcatgcagcagcagcagcaagccACCCAGCAGCAGCTGCCCCAGAAG GTCCAAGCCCAGGTGATCCAGGAGACCATCGTGCCCAAAGAGCCCCCTCCTGAGTTTGAGTTCATTGCTGACCCGCCTTCCATCTCAGCCTTCGACCTGGACGTGGTGAAGCTGACAGCTCAGTTTGTGGCTAGGAATGGACGCCAGTTTCTGACCCAGCTGATGCAGAAAGAGCAACGCAACTACCAGTTTGACTTTCTCCGCCCGCAGCACAGTCTCTTCAACTACTTCACAAAGCTGGTGGAGCAGTACACCAAG ATCTTGATCCCACCTAAAGGTTTATTCTCGAAGCTCAAGAAAGAGGCTGAAAATCCCCGAGAGGTTTTGGATCAG GTGTGTTACCGAGTGGAGTGGGCTAAGTTCCAGGAGcgtgagaggaagaaggaagaggaggagaaggagaaggagcgGGTGGCCTATGCTCAGATTGACTGGCATGACTTCGTGGTGGTGGAGACTGTGGACTTCCAGCCCAATGAGCAAG GGAACTTCCCACCGCCAACCACGCCGGAGGAGCTGGGGGCCCGCATCCTCATTCAGGAGCGCTATGAGAAGTTCGGGGAGAgtgaggaggtggagatggaggtggagtctgatgaggaggaggagaaacaggACAAGGCTGAGGAGGCTCCTTCCCAGCTGGACCAGGACACCCAGGTGCAGGACATGGATGAG GGTTCAGATGATGAAGAAGAAGGGCAGAAAGTGCCCCCACCCCCAGAGACGCCCATGCCTCCGCCTCTGCCCCCAACTCCAGACCAAGTCATTGTTCGAAAGGACTATGATCCAAAAG CTTCCAAGCCTCTTCCTCCAGCTCCGGCTCCAGATGAGTATCTTGTGTCCCCCATCACTGGGGAGAAGATCCCTGCCAGCAAAATGCAGGAACACATGCGCATTGGGCTTCTTGACCCCCGCTGGCTGGAGCAGCGGGATCGTTCCATCCGAGAGAAGCAGAGTGATGATGAAGTGTACGCACCAG GTCTGGATATTGAGAGCAGCTTAAAGCAGTTAGCCGAGCGGCGAACTGACATCTTTGGTGTAGAAGAAACGGCCATTGGTAAGAAGATCGGTGAGGAGGAgatccagaagccagaggaaaag GTGACCTGGGATGGCCACTCAGGCAGCATGGCACGGACCCAGCAAGCTGCTCAGGCCAACATCACCCTCCAGGAGCAAATTGAGGCCATCCATAAGGCCAAGGGCCTAGTGCCAGAAGACGACACCAAAGAGAAGATTGGCCCCAGCAAGCCCAATGAGATACCCCAGCAGCCACCGCCTCCATCTTCAGCCACCAACATCCCCAGCTCAGCACCACCCATTACCTCGGTGCCCCGGCCACCTGCG ATGCCACCTCCTGTCCGTACTACAGTTGTGTCTGCAGTACCTGTCATGCCCCGGCCACCGATGGCATCTGTGGTCCGGCTGCCCCCAGGCTCAGTGATCGCTCCCATGCCACCTATCATCCACGCACCCAGGATTAACGTCGTGCCCATGCCTCCCTCAGCGCCTCCTATCATGGCACCCCGCCCTCCTCCCATGATTGTGCCAACAG CCTTTGTTCCTGCCCCACCTGTGGCTCCTGTCCCAGCTCCCGCCCCAATGCCCCCTGTGCATCCCCCCCCTCCCATGGAGGACGAGCCTGCCTCCAAGAAACTGAAGACAGAAGACAGTCTGATGCCTGAAGAGGAGTTCCTGCGCAGGAACAAG GGTCCCGTGTCCATCAAAGTGCAGGTGCCCAACATGCAGGATAAGACAGAATGGAAGCTGAATGGGCAGGTGCTGGTCTTCACCTTCCCACTCACCGACCAG GTCTCTGTCATCAAGGTGAAAATCCACGAAGCCACAGGCATGCCTGCAGGGAAACAGAAGTTGCAGTATGAG GGCATCTTCATCAAGGATTCCAACTCGCTGGCTTACTACAACATGGCCAGTGGCGCCGTCATCCACCTGGCCCTCAAGGAGAGAGGTGGCAGGAAGAAGTAG